One Anser cygnoides isolate HZ-2024a breed goose chromosome 4, Taihu_goose_T2T_genome, whole genome shotgun sequence genomic region harbors:
- the CLCN3 gene encoding H(+)/Cl(-) exchange transporter 3 isoform X4, whose protein sequence is MESEQLFHRGYYRNSYNSITSASSDEELLDGAGVIMDFQTSEDDNLLDGDASIGTHYTMTNGGSINSSTHLLDLLDEPIPGVGTYDDFHTIDWVREKCKDRERHRRINSKKKESAWEMTKSLYDAWSGWLVVTLTGLASGALAGLIDIAADWMTDLKEGICLSALWFNHEQCCWGSNETTFEERDKCPQWKTWAELIIGQAEGPGSYIMNYIMYIFWALSFAFLAVSLVKVFAPYACGSGIPEIKTILSGFIIRGYLGKWTLMIKTITLVLAVASGLSLGKEGPLVHVACCCGNIFSYLFPKYSTNEAKKREVLSAASAAGVSVAFGAPIGGVLFSLEEVSYYFPLKTLWRSFFAALVAAFVLRSINPFGNSRLVLFYVEYHTPWYLFELLPFILLGVFGGLWGAFFIRANIAWCRRRKSTKFGKYPVLEVIIVAAITAVIAFPNPYTRLNTSELIKELFTDCGPLESSSLCDYRNDMNASKIVDDIPDRPAGTGVYSAIWQLCLALIFKIIMTVFTFGIKVPSGLFIPSMAIGAIAGRIVGIAVEQLAYYHHDWFIFKEWCEVGADCITPGLYAMVGAAACLGGVTRMTVSLVVIVFELTGGLEYIVPLMAAVMTSKWVGDAFGREGIYEAHIRLNGYPFLDAKEEFTHTTLAADVMRPRRSDPPLAVLTQDNMTVEDIENLINETSYNGFPVIMSKESQRLVGFALRRDLTIAIESARKKQEGIVGSSRVCFAQHTPSLPAESPRPLKLRSILDMSPFTVTDHTPMEIVVDIFRKLGLRQCLVTHNGRLLGIITKKDILRHMAQTANQDPASIMFN, encoded by the exons GAACTCATTATACAATGACAAATGGAGGAAGCATCAACAGTTCAACGCATTTACTGGATCTTCTGGATGAACCAATTCCTGGAGTAGGAACGTACGATGACTTCCATACCATTGACTGGGTTCGAGAGAAGtgcaaagacagagaaaggCATAGACGG ATTaacagcaagaagaaagaaTCAGCATGGGAGATGACAAAAAGCTTGTATGATGCATGGTCAGGATGGCTCGTAGTCACACTAACTGGCTTGGCATcag GGGCACTGGCAGGATTAATCGATATTGCTGCTGACTGGATGACTGACTTAAAGGAAGGCATTTGCCTTAGTGCTTTGTGGTTTAACCATGAACAGTGTTGCTGGGGTTCAAATGAGACCACGTTTGAAGAGAGAGATAAATGTCCACAGTGGAAAACATGGGCAGAACTAATAATTGGGCAAGCAGAG ggtCCAGGTTCATACATAATGAACTACATAATGTACATTTTCTGGGCTTTGAGCTTTGCCTTTTTAGCAGTTTCTCTGGTGAAGGTATTTGCTCCATATGCCTGTGGCTCTGGGATACCTGAG ataaaAACTATTTTGAGCGGCTTCATCATCAGAGGTTATTTGGGAAAGTGGACTTTGATGATAAAAACCATCACTTTAGTCTTGGCTGTAGCATCGGGTTTGAGTTTAGGAAAGGAAGGTCCCTTGGTACATGttgcctgctgctgtgggaatattttttcctacctctTTCCAAAGTACAGCACAAATGAAGCTAAAAAACGAGAG GTGTTGTCAGCTGCCTCAGCAGCAGGAGTATCTGTAGCCTTTGGTGCCCCAATTGGTGGAGTCCTTTTCAGTCTGGAGGAG GTCAGTTATTATTTCCCCCTGAAAACTTTATGGAGATCATTTTTTGCTGCTTTAGTAGCTGCGTTTGTTTTAAGGTCCATCAATCCTTTTGGTAATAGCCGCCTAGTTCTTTTTTATGTGGAATATCACACTCCTTGGTACCTTTTTGAACTGcttccttttattcttctgGGAGTATTTGGTGGGCTCTGGGGAGCATTTTTCATTCGAGCGAACATCGCGTGGTGTCGTCGACGCAAATCTACGAAATTTGGGAAGTACCCTGTCCTGGAGGTTATTATTGTTGCAGCAATAACGGCTGTCATCGCATTTCCTAATCCATATACAAGGCTAAACACCAGTGAGCTTATTAAAGAGCTGTTCACAGACTGTGGGCCGTTAGAATCCTCCTCCCTCTGTGACTACAGAAATGATATGAACGCAAGCAAAATAGTAGATGATATTCCTGACCGCCCAGCAGGCACCGGAGTTTATTCAGCTATATGGCAGTTGTGTTTAGCactcatatttaaaataatcatgaCGGTCTTCACCTTTGGTATCAAG GTTCCATCTGGGTTGTTCATACCTAGCATGGCAATTGGAGCCATAGCAGGAAGGATTGTAGGAATTGCAGTGGAGCAGCTGGCTTATTACCATCACGACTGGTTCATTTTCAAAGAATGGTGTGAAGTTGGAGCTGACTGCATTACACCTGGTCTTTATGCCATGGTTGGTGCTGCTGCATGCTTAG GCGGCGTGACAAGGATGACTGTGTCCCTGGTAGTTATTGTCTTTGAGCTAACAGGAGGGCTGGAATATATTGTGCCCCTAATGGCTGCAGTCATGACCAGTAAGTGGGTAGGAGATGCCTTTGGTAGGGAAGGCATCTATGAGGCGCACATCCGACTGAATGGATATCCCTTCTTGGATGCAAAGGAGGAATTTACTCACACAACACTGGCTGCTGATGTAATGAGACCTCGAAGAAGTGATCCGCCGTTAGCAGTTCTGACACAGGATAACATGACAGTTGAAGACATAGAAAACTTGATCAACGAAACCAGCTATAACGGTTTTCCTGTTATTATGTCAAAAGAATCGCAGAGACTGGTGGGCTTTGCTTTAAGAAGAGATTTAACTATCGCAATAG AAAGTGCTAGAAAGAAGCAGGAAGGGATTGTTGGCAGTTCCAGGGTCTGTTTTGCCCAGCATACCCCATCGCTTCCAGCAGAAAGCCCTCGGCCTTTGAAGCTTAGGAGCATACTTGACATGAGCCCTTTCACCGTGACAGACCACACGCCCATGGAAATAGTGGTTGATATTTTCCGGAAGCTGGGTTTGAGGCAGTGCCTTGTAACACACAACGG GCGCCTCCTTGGTATTATAACAAAAAAAGATATCCTCCGTCATATGGCCCAGACGGCAAACCAAGACCCCGCCTCAATAATGTTCAACTGA